A portion of the bacterium genome contains these proteins:
- the tgt gene encoding tRNA guanosine(34) transglycosylase Tgt, with translation MTVPSFVLLGTAPGGARRGRLLTAHGPVETPAFMPVATHGSVKGVTPAQLAELGAGMILSNAYHLAQRPGVDVVRALGGVHGLLGWPGPILTDSGGYQIFSLTGLVKVVDDGVHFRSHVDGSKGFLRPEDVIRVQEDLGVDVAMSLDECVAGDAGPARVAAALARTTAWAARGLAARRRPDMALFGIVQGGFDVARRAESAADLVGLGFDGYAVGGLSVGEPPEETRRIAAASARLLPPDRPRYLMGMGTPRDLLTSVGMGYDLFDCVLPTRNGRNGMLFTRDGKLMIRNARHAQDGAPVDPACTCYTCRHFSRGALRHLAMAKEMLGAQLATLHNLHFYLELMRTIRADLDAGTFPTRSVAAAGAWAS, from the coding sequence GTGACCGTTCCGTCCTTCGTCCTCCTCGGTACCGCGCCCGGCGGCGCGCGACGCGGCCGGCTCCTCACGGCCCACGGCCCGGTCGAGACCCCGGCGTTCATGCCCGTGGCGACGCACGGCTCCGTGAAGGGCGTGACGCCCGCGCAGCTCGCGGAGCTGGGGGCCGGAATGATCCTCTCCAACGCGTACCATCTGGCCCAGCGTCCCGGCGTCGACGTGGTGCGTGCGCTCGGCGGCGTGCACGGCCTGCTCGGGTGGCCCGGCCCGATCCTCACCGACAGCGGCGGCTATCAGATCTTCAGCCTGACCGGGCTCGTGAAGGTGGTCGACGACGGCGTGCACTTCCGCTCCCACGTCGACGGCAGCAAGGGCTTCCTCCGCCCCGAGGACGTGATCCGGGTGCAGGAGGACCTCGGCGTCGACGTCGCGATGTCGCTCGACGAGTGTGTCGCTGGCGACGCCGGGCCGGCCCGCGTCGCCGCCGCCCTGGCCCGCACCACCGCGTGGGCCGCGCGGGGGCTCGCCGCCCGCCGACGCCCGGACATGGCGCTGTTCGGCATCGTGCAGGGCGGGTTCGACGTCGCGCGCCGCGCGGAGAGCGCCGCCGACCTCGTGGGGCTCGGGTTCGACGGCTATGCCGTGGGTGGTCTCTCGGTCGGCGAGCCTCCGGAGGAAACCCGACGCATCGCCGCGGCCAGTGCTCGCCTCCTGCCGCCGGATCGTCCACGCTATCTCATGGGCATGGGGACACCGCGGGATTTGCTCACCTCTGTGGGCATGGGCTATGACCTGTTCGATTGCGTCCTGCCCACTCGCAACGGACGCAACGGGATGCTCTTCACGCGCGACGGCAAGCTCATGATCCGCAACGCCCGGCACGCCCAGGACGGGGCGCCGGTCGACCCTGCGTGCACGTGCTACACGTGCCGCCACTTCAGCCGCGGGGCGCTCCGCCACCTGGCCATGGCGAAGGAGATGCTCGGTGCCCAGCTGGCGACCCTCCACAACCTCCACTTCTACCTCGAGCTGATGCGCACGATTCGCGCGGACCTCGACGCCGGGACCTTCCCGACCCGTTCCGTGGCCGCCGCAGGAGCGTGGGCGTCATGA
- the yajC gene encoding preprotein translocase subunit YajC, whose product MVAVAWAQTGAESAGPPAIYNIGFILLMVAIFYFVLLRPEQRRRKEHEQLVGGVKRNDQVIMGSGMHGRVMAVAERTVTVEIAPKVQVLFEKTAIQTVVGADGAGETRDKEKA is encoded by the coding sequence ATGGTCGCCGTCGCGTGGGCCCAGACCGGCGCCGAATCGGCGGGGCCGCCCGCCATCTACAACATCGGCTTCATCCTGCTGATGGTGGCGATCTTCTATTTCGTCCTGCTGCGCCCGGAGCAGCGGCGGCGGAAGGAGCACGAGCAGCTCGTCGGCGGCGTGAAGCGCAACGATCAGGTGATCATGGGCTCCGGAATGCACGGCCGCGTCATGGCGGTGGCGGAGCGCACCGTCACGGTGGAGATCGCTCCGAAGGTGCAGGTCCTCTTCGAGAAGACGGCGATCCAGACCGTCGTCGGCGCCGACGGCGCGGGCGAGACGCGGGACAAGGAGAAGGCGTAG
- a CDS encoding nodulation protein NfeD: protein MRRVLPLLVGALALGLAGRAATQPPPESAPSLGSPALARIVVDGSINPAVAAFLDESIARAVREGAPALVVQLDTPGGLLQSARTIVKALLGAPLPVIVWVAPSGAGAGSAGVFVTMAAHVAAMAPGTSIGAAHPVGGQGEDIPGAMGEKVENFTASFSEAIARQRGRNVEWAVKAVRESVSITADEAAKIHVVDLVAKDLGAIVRWAEGKTVEVAGVQTKLALDMVLDADGQPRVHDYEMRLAQRVLNVLADPNLAYLLLMAGLVGLYVELTHPGFGLPGVAGAICLLLALTALQVLPVNYGALALLLLGVVLLVAEAFVPTFGALAVGGLVALVLGSLFLFDTEGGGGVAVARSLIVSVAGTVGALMLIVSLLVVRTQFRKPTTGSEGMLGLHGEVRQRLAPQGMVLVAGEYWSARSDVPIEPGTPIEVTGIDGLVLHVRPVGTATT, encoded by the coding sequence ATGAGGCGCGTCCTTCCGCTGCTGGTGGGCGCGCTGGCGCTCGGGCTCGCGGGACGCGCCGCGACGCAGCCGCCACCCGAATCGGCACCGTCGCTCGGATCGCCCGCACTGGCGCGAATCGTCGTCGACGGCTCGATCAATCCCGCCGTGGCCGCGTTCCTCGACGAGTCGATCGCGCGTGCCGTGCGCGAGGGCGCGCCGGCGCTCGTCGTCCAGCTCGATACGCCGGGCGGCCTTCTGCAATCGGCGCGCACGATCGTGAAGGCGCTGCTCGGGGCGCCGCTTCCGGTGATCGTGTGGGTCGCGCCGAGCGGGGCCGGCGCCGGTTCGGCCGGCGTCTTCGTCACCATGGCGGCACACGTCGCGGCGATGGCACCCGGCACGAGCATCGGCGCCGCGCATCCCGTGGGCGGGCAGGGCGAGGACATCCCGGGCGCGATGGGCGAGAAGGTCGAGAACTTCACGGCCTCGTTCAGCGAGGCGATCGCGCGCCAGCGCGGCCGCAACGTCGAGTGGGCGGTGAAGGCGGTGCGCGAGAGCGTCTCGATCACCGCCGACGAGGCGGCCAAGATCCACGTCGTCGATCTGGTCGCGAAGGACCTCGGCGCCATCGTGCGCTGGGCCGAGGGCAAGACGGTCGAGGTCGCCGGGGTGCAGACCAAGCTGGCCCTCGACATGGTCCTCGACGCCGACGGTCAGCCGCGCGTGCACGACTACGAGATGCGGCTGGCGCAGCGGGTGCTCAACGTCCTCGCCGACCCGAATCTCGCCTATCTCCTCCTCATGGCGGGGCTGGTGGGGCTCTACGTCGAGCTGACGCATCCCGGCTTCGGCCTGCCCGGCGTCGCCGGGGCGATCTGCCTGCTGCTCGCGCTGACGGCGCTCCAGGTGTTGCCCGTGAACTACGGCGCGCTCGCGCTCCTCCTGCTCGGCGTCGTGCTGCTCGTCGCCGAGGCGTTCGTGCCGACCTTCGGCGCGCTCGCCGTCGGCGGTCTCGTGGCGCTCGTGCTCGGGTCGCTGTTCCTCTTCGACACGGAGGGCGGGGGCGGGGTCGCCGTCGCGCGGAGCCTGATCGTGAGCGTGGCCGGGACGGTCGGTGCGCTCATGCTGATCGTGAGCCTGCTCGTGGTGCGCACGCAGTTTCGCAAGCCCACGACCGGCAGCGAAGGGATGCTGGGCCTGCACGGTGAGGTGCGCCAGCGGCTCGCGCCGCAGGGCATGGTGCTCGTGGCCGGCGAGTACTGGAGCGCTCGTAGCGACGTCCCGATCGAGCCCGGCACCCCGATCGAGGTCACCGGTATCGACGGCCTCGTCCTCCACGTCCGTCCCGTCGGGACGGCCACCACCTGA
- a CDS encoding uracil-DNA glycosylase translates to MADAHAPTPQAAAAEASVEATDPAGEATAGAPAPAKVVAERAYELFAPQGVAQAGDLEALRAAIGDCRRCKLAPCRTNLVFGVGNPSARLVFVGEGPGADEDARGEPFVGRAGQLLTEIITKGMQLRREDVYICNVIKCRPPQNRNPEPDEVESCEPFLLRQLEIIKPEVIVALGKFAAQTLLRDKTPITRMRGRWYDYHGIRVMPTLHPAYLLRTPGDKRLVWEDIQQVMAVLGLPVPARR, encoded by the coding sequence ATGGCGGATGCGCACGCGCCGACGCCGCAGGCGGCGGCTGCAGAGGCGTCGGTGGAGGCAACGGACCCCGCCGGCGAGGCTACGGCGGGTGCGCCCGCGCCGGCGAAGGTCGTCGCCGAACGGGCGTACGAGCTCTTCGCACCACAGGGCGTTGCCCAGGCGGGGGACCTCGAGGCCCTCCGTGCCGCGATCGGCGACTGCCGGCGCTGCAAGCTGGCCCCCTGTCGGACGAACCTCGTCTTCGGCGTCGGCAACCCGAGCGCCCGCCTCGTCTTCGTCGGCGAGGGTCCCGGGGCCGACGAGGACGCGCGCGGCGAGCCCTTCGTCGGTCGCGCCGGGCAGCTGCTCACGGAGATCATCACGAAGGGCATGCAGCTACGGCGCGAGGACGTATACATCTGCAACGTCATCAAGTGCCGCCCGCCGCAGAACCGCAACCCGGAGCCCGACGAGGTCGAGTCCTGCGAGCCGTTCCTGCTGCGTCAGCTCGAGATCATCAAGCCGGAGGTGATCGTGGCGCTCGGGAAGTTCGCGGCCCAGACGCTGCTGCGCGACAAGACCCCGATCACACGCATGCGCGGCCGGTGGTACGACTACCACGGCATCCGGGTGATGCCGACGCTCCACCCCGCGTATCTGCTCCGCACGCCCGGCGACAAGCGTCTCGTGTGGGAGGACATCCAGCAGGTGATGGCCGTCCTCGGCCTTCCCGTGCCCGCACGGCGATGA
- a CDS encoding slipin family protein: MISSYLPILFLVFVLVSSIKIVREYERLVVFRLGRFSGVRGPGITYVLPVIESAQRTDLRTITMDVPSQDVITRDNVSVKVNAVLYFRVIDPGRSVIEVENFLFATSQNAQTTLRSVCGEAELDELLSEREKINTHLQSIIDQQTGPWGIKVVQVALKHIDLPEEMRRAMAKQAEAERERRAKVIAAEGEFQASQRLLEAASVMAKEPITLQLRYLQTLSEIATENNSTTVFPVPIDLLRPLLDAARTRGDGSA; this comes from the coding sequence ATGATCAGCTCGTACCTGCCGATCCTCTTCCTCGTTTTCGTGCTCGTCTCGTCGATCAAGATCGTTCGCGAGTACGAGCGCCTCGTGGTCTTCCGTCTCGGCCGCTTCAGTGGCGTGCGCGGGCCGGGCATCACCTACGTTCTCCCCGTGATCGAGTCCGCGCAGCGCACCGATCTGCGCACGATCACCATGGACGTCCCGTCGCAGGACGTGATCACGCGCGACAACGTGTCGGTGAAGGTGAATGCGGTCCTCTACTTCCGCGTCATCGATCCGGGCCGGTCGGTGATCGAGGTCGAGAACTTCCTCTTCGCGACGTCGCAGAACGCGCAGACCACGCTGCGCAGCGTCTGCGGCGAGGCGGAGCTCGACGAGCTGCTGAGCGAGCGCGAGAAGATCAACACCCACCTCCAGAGCATCATCGATCAGCAGACCGGGCCCTGGGGTATCAAGGTCGTGCAGGTGGCCTTGAAGCACATCGACCTGCCGGAGGAGATGCGCCGCGCGATGGCGAAGCAGGCCGAAGCCGAGCGCGAGCGCCGTGCCAAGGTGATCGCCGCGGAAGGCGAGTTCCAGGCGTCGCAGCGGCTGCTCGAGGCGGCCTCCGTGATGGCCAAGGAGCCGATCACGCTTCAGCTGCGCTACCTCCAGACGCTCTCCGAGATCGCCACGGAGAACAACTCGACGACCGTCTTCCCCGTGCCGATCGATCTGCTGCGGCCGCTGCTCGACGCAGCACGCACCCGCGGCGACGGGAGCGCATGA
- the queA gene encoding tRNA preQ1(34) S-adenosylmethionine ribosyltransferase-isomerase QueA yields MRLADLDYALPPELIAQEPAAERTAARLLHLARTGTIRGHHTVAALPTLLREGDLLVLNEARVVPARLRARRPSGGRLELLLLAEADGPAVWDAIVRGTPRVGETVHFADGTGTWLAAHGGGRWRVRLDLDEPVHAWLDRVGELPLPPYIRRPDGPTTTDRERYQTTFARVPGAIAAPTAGLHLTPDLLAALAVRGVGHAALTLHVGPGTFLPIRDGDLDGFAMEPERYELPGDTVARIAVTRAAGGRVVAVGTTTVRALESAAARGPLAAGEGSADLFVRPGHTLRVVDALLTNFHLPRTPLLALVAAFTGWDALHAAYAEAVERRYRFYSYGDAMLIA; encoded by the coding sequence ATGAGACTCGCGGATCTCGACTACGCGCTGCCGCCCGAGCTGATCGCGCAGGAGCCCGCGGCCGAACGCACGGCGGCGCGACTCCTGCACCTGGCCCGCACCGGCACCATACGCGGCCACCACACCGTGGCCGCGTTGCCCACCCTGCTTCGGGAGGGCGATCTCCTCGTGCTGAACGAAGCCCGGGTCGTGCCGGCGCGCCTGCGGGCGCGGCGCCCCAGCGGCGGTCGGCTCGAGCTCCTGCTCCTCGCCGAGGCCGACGGCCCGGCGGTCTGGGATGCGATCGTGCGGGGCACGCCGCGCGTCGGTGAGACGGTGCACTTCGCGGACGGCACCGGGACCTGGCTCGCGGCGCACGGCGGCGGACGCTGGCGCGTGCGGCTCGACCTCGACGAACCCGTGCACGCGTGGCTCGACCGCGTGGGCGAGTTGCCGCTGCCGCCCTACATCCGTCGGCCCGACGGTCCGACGACGACCGATCGGGAGCGCTACCAGACCACCTTCGCGCGCGTGCCGGGGGCCATCGCGGCGCCCACCGCCGGGCTCCACCTGACGCCCGACCTCCTGGCGGCGCTCGCGGTGCGCGGCGTCGGGCACGCGGCGCTGACGCTCCACGTCGGCCCCGGCACCTTCCTGCCGATCCGGGACGGCGATCTCGACGGCTTCGCGATGGAGCCCGAGCGGTATGAGCTTCCGGGCGACACGGTCGCACGCATCGCCGTGACACGCGCGGCCGGCGGGCGCGTCGTCGCCGTGGGCACGACGACCGTACGGGCGCTCGAGTCGGCCGCGGCGCGGGGACCGCTGGCCGCAGGCGAGGGAAGCGCGGACCTCTTCGTTCGCCCTGGCCACACGCTGCGGGTCGTCGACGCGCTCCTCACCAACTTCCATCTGCCGCGGACACCGCTGCTCGCGCTGGTCGCCGCGTTCACCGGCTGGGACGCCCTCCACGCCGCCTATGCCGAGGCCGTCGAGCGCCGCTATCGCTTCTACAGCTACGGCGATGCGATGTTGATCGCGTGA
- a CDS encoding zinc dependent phospholipase C family protein — MWLLGLIAFVLCVWPDEALAWGPVTHLTHGSQVLANLSSASGALQEILRPERFAYLYGCVAADIIHAKKYTRSLYTHCHCWPVGWQIVEAASNDRETAFAYGYLSHLAADVYSHNHFVPVQLVVSFEARALRHIYWEARFDAAQARDRWRLMRQVFAHPFPDLDRLVERVVERTLFSFRTNKRIFDSLMALQQLEQWQEMVRGLGERSRYPLPASEVDRFNGLCVTAIEDLLLNGRDSACQAADPTGRDALARADALRRKLRQLKRIGQMPGSIAAELRALKTDVA, encoded by the coding sequence ATGTGGCTGCTCGGCCTGATCGCCTTCGTCCTGTGCGTCTGGCCGGATGAAGCACTGGCGTGGGGTCCGGTGACGCACCTCACGCACGGTTCGCAAGTCCTCGCGAACCTTAGCAGCGCCTCCGGAGCCCTGCAAGAAATCCTGCGGCCGGAGCGCTTCGCGTACCTCTACGGCTGCGTCGCCGCCGACATCATCCACGCCAAGAAGTACACGCGCAGCCTCTACACGCACTGCCACTGCTGGCCGGTCGGCTGGCAGATCGTCGAGGCGGCGTCGAACGACCGCGAGACCGCCTTCGCATACGGCTACCTCTCGCACCTCGCCGCCGACGTCTACTCGCACAACCACTTCGTACCGGTGCAGCTCGTCGTCAGCTTCGAGGCGCGGGCGCTGCGCCACATCTACTGGGAGGCACGCTTCGACGCCGCCCAGGCGCGCGACCGCTGGCGCCTCATGCGCCAGGTGTTCGCGCATCCCTTTCCCGATCTCGACCGCCTCGTCGAGCGTGTGGTCGAGCGCACCTTGTTCTCGTTCCGCACCAACAAACGCATCTTCGACTCGCTGATGGCGCTGCAGCAGCTCGAGCAGTGGCAGGAGATGGTCCGCGGCCTCGGCGAGCGCTCGCGCTACCCGCTGCCGGCGTCGGAAGTCGATCGCTTCAACGGGCTCTGCGTCACGGCGATCGAGGACCTGCTGCTGAACGGCCGCGACAGCGCCTGCCAGGCCGCCGATCCCACCGGGCGCGACGCTCTGGCGCGCGCCGATGCCCTGCGCCGCAAGCTGCGGCAGCTGAAGCGCATCGGACAGATGCCCGGCAGCATCGCCGCCGAGCTGCGCGCCCTCAAGACCGACGTCGCCTAG